Below is a window of Rhodamnia argentea isolate NSW1041297 chromosome 11, ASM2092103v1, whole genome shotgun sequence DNA.
CTCGCTCCGCAGAGACAGCTTCAACAGAACCTCGGAGGAATCGATAATCGATCTGATTCATCCAGAAATACTGCCTGACCTCAGATGCATCGCGAATTTGATGTGCAACTCAGGTTATGCACATGAATGTTCCCAGGCCTATGTCGGTCTTCGCAGGGATGCACTAGATGAGTGTCTCTTCATCGTTGAGATGGAGAAGCATTGCATCGAGGATGTTCTTAGGATGGAATGGGCTACTcttaatttcaagatcaagaaatGGGTTCGAGCTATTAGAGTCTTTGTGCGGGTTTATCTAGCGAGTGAGAGATGGCTCAGTGATCAAATTTTTGGAGAGGTGTCACTGAATTTGAGTTGCTTTATTGAGGCGTCGAAGGCTGCAATTTTGCAACTTCTGAATTTTGGGGAGGCTATATCTATAGGCTCGAAAGAACCGGAGAAGTTGTTTTGCTTCCTTGAAATGTATGAAGTGATGTCTAAGCTCTTACCAGACATCAATGAGCTATATCCAGATAATGCCGGGTCCTTTATTAGAATTCAATATAATGAACTCCTGCAGAGGCTAGGCAACTGCATCAGGATGACTTTCGTCGAATTCAAGAAAGCCATCGCTTCAAACGCATCAGCGACTGCATTCCCCGGGGGTGGGGTCCACCATCTGACTCGTTACGTGATGAACTACATGAAGAATCTCGTTGATTATGGCGAGACTCTCGAGTTGCTTCTAAGCGACCATGGTGGAGAGGGTTCCAATTCATTCTGTCATGAAACTAATTCACCCATAGAGGATGAAAAGAGCGGGGTTTCCGGATGCGGATTTCCCAAACTGGCTCCCCATTTTCATGGCATTTCTTCGGTTCTGGAATCAAACCTCAATGAGAAATCCAATCTATACAGAGATGCGGCTTTGCAGCATATTTTTCTGATGAACAATGTGCATTACATGGCGGAAAAGGTGAAAAATTCTGAGCTTAGGCTTGTTTTCGGAGATGATTGGATTCGGAAGCACAATGGTAAGTTCCAACAGCACGCTTTGAGCTATGAGAGATCGACATGGAGTTCCATACTCTCCTTCCTTAGAGAGGAGGGGCTTCATAGTTCGGGTTCGGGTTCCATCTCGCAGACCCTTCTAAGAGAAAGGTTAAGGAACTTCAGTCTCGCTTTCGAGGAGGTATACAAGGCTCAGACAGCCTGGGTGATCCCGGACGTTCAGCTGCGGGAAGATTTACGCATCTCCACATCCCTCAAGATAGTCCAAGCGTATCGAACGTTCGTGGGTAGGCATAGCGGTCATCTAAGCGACAGGCACATCAAGTATACTGCGGACGACCTGGAGAATTTCATCTTGGATCTGTTTGAAGGATCGCCAAAGTCCCTGCCCAATCCCTATAGGAGGTGATGacattatttatttagttttgcAATGTAGACGAGCCTTTTATTTCCTCTCTCTACTAATCTGAGTTCGAGGTATTAGCTCAACCACTCTCTCCTATGTTTTACCTTGAAGTTGTCCCACAGTTTTTCGCCCAATGACCAAGTGAAGTTCAGGCTTAGGGAAGTTGCATGTTCCCGTGTTGTACCCTGTAGGTAATTGTTGTATCGGCGGGTATAGTCCGTATACTGAGCACCTGTAAACATTACCAAATTGTTTAATGGAAGAATGTTTAATCTGTTTTTCCTAATTGTAATCTAAAGTCCAACATGTAAGGAGGATGCCGCTTGGTCTGTTGCTGTCTATTGCCATTGTTCATATGATTCGTACCCTGTCTATTGCTGTCTCGTGCACCGGTGATGCCTGTCTCAAGTGAGGAAAAGAGGTGAGAAAAAAACAGATCGACTCAGACAGAGCAGAGCAATGCTATGCAAAGCAAAGCATTACACAGAGACCAGTCTGGGTTTGGCTTGTGTATTGCTTTGAGGTGCATAGCTTGGCTGGCAGTTGGTTTTTTTACGTGTCTGTCGCTAGTCGAGATGACATAACTGGACATTTTAGAAGCCGACATCAGATCAGCCACGGTGATGCCAGCATGAGCTATGCAAACTCCCCCACCCCCAGGTGGGAAACTAGAGACTTTAAATGGGAGCTGGCCAACTCAAGAGAGCAAGAGGATCTTCACATGGAGAACATCCAACACTCTTTGTTCTGAGGTGGTGAAGGTTTCTGCTCAAGCTTTGCATCCAGAGCCCACTGCTTGTGGCTGTGACTTGTGGGCAGAGAGCAGAGCAAGCATGTGCTCCGTCGGGCCAAAAGGGgacttcttcatcatctctaATATAGATCAAAACCAGATATGCCTGTGGCTGTGACAATCATAGGTCAAATgtgaaaatttcttctttcctcAGTTGGGTCTATCCGAGTTGGATGATCTCATTCAACTAATCTCCCAGGAGTGCTGAGCGACTGTCCATATATCATGTGAGAAAAGAAGCGAGCTGAATTATGTTTCAAGTTCAAGAATGAAGCAAAGAGCATGTTAGAAGGAGCAAGTCCGTTTATTTAGcgaaaaatggataatttttctaaaaatgatcgtttatatttcttgaaataattaatcgatgGAATATGTTTTCATTGTTGAAGACAATTTacgtcaaaatattttcatagatgatggaaataatttttttttagttcatttatATTTAATAGTgatataagtaattatttttaagaaaatacttttcaagtcatgcatttttcatgaaacaaacggggCAATTATATCAAAATTTCTAGCGAAGCCAAACAATCGAAATAAGTCGCTTTTGGGGCAGATCGACGAATTTTAAAATTGAGAAGAATATATCTACTTATATTGTTAGCGAATCaaatcaaaccaaaaaaaaaaaaaaattgagggggCCAAAcattgaatttgcctaaaaaggaaaagaaaattgactcCGGTCAACCATAAACCTGAGACGGAAGGGCACCGTGCCCATCTTAATCCAACGGCCTAGAATCACCCGACTGATTATCCAACGGAGGAGCCCAACCGCCTCGTCGGGTTCAGTGATATCCATGGCGACGAGCGAGAAGTCAGACCAGGACCGAGAGCCCAAATCTAAAACCCCAATTCTTGCTTCACCCGATCGGGGTTAGGGTTTTGGAAGCAAAGAACGATCTCGTGGAAGTAAGTCTCGCGTATCTTCACTTTGTAAAGCTATCAGTTGTTTttcgttcttgttcttgttcttggtcATGGTACGCCGTTTCACGTGCTACTTTCGTTGCTGTGGAAGATTGCTCGCGGGTGGTTATTCGTGTGGTTTTTGATGGTGAATCTCGCATCTAAGTGGTTCTGTTTCATTTGAAGGAGAGATTTACAATTTTCTTCCTCGATTTTCCTTTGGATGGGTCATTTGCTTCGCACATGGTGCGCCATGTTGGAAATGGTGAGAGCTGAAAGGGAACATCTTTCTGGGTAGACAGGGACTGAGGAGAACCTGTTTGATGTGATGGGAAATCAAGATCCGCTTATGGGCGCTAG
It encodes the following:
- the LOC115753423 gene encoding exocyst complex component EXO70E2 — protein: MDDLESGALDSEGEGNLIAAAQQIARALVSKRELTDEERKALVHLRAQLSTITVDSEKKKKNIEEVAGREEHLNVIHEKIMRWENDHSMIWDLGQDEAFQYLNAVDETRKLIERLENSCLDMLVEKDEMLRNAHDVLQTAMVRLEDEFKHMLLQNRRSVEPEHTSFRSSEEDAAEEGSTFSSSFDDSLRRDSFNRTSEESIIDLIHPEILPDLRCIANLMCNSGYAHECSQAYVGLRRDALDECLFIVEMEKHCIEDVLRMEWATLNFKIKKWVRAIRVFVRVYLASERWLSDQIFGEVSLNLSCFIEASKAAILQLLNFGEAISIGSKEPEKLFCFLEMYEVMSKLLPDINELYPDNAGSFIRIQYNELLQRLGNCIRMTFVEFKKAIASNASATAFPGGGVHHLTRYVMNYMKNLVDYGETLELLLSDHGGEGSNSFCHETNSPIEDEKSGVSGCGFPKLAPHFHGISSVLESNLNEKSNLYRDAALQHIFLMNNVHYMAEKVKNSELRLVFGDDWIRKHNGKFQQHALSYERSTWSSILSFLREEGLHSSGSGSISQTLLRERLRNFSLAFEEVYKAQTAWVIPDVQLREDLRISTSLKIVQAYRTFVGRHSGHLSDRHIKYTADDLENFILDLFEGSPKSLPNPYRR